A segment of the Populus nigra chromosome 12, ddPopNigr1.1, whole genome shotgun sequence genome:
CTCTTAGCTCTAGATGGAAGATGACAATCTTCTTGTTTGTAGGAATAGGAGAGCCAAGTGGGTCTATAAACAATGAGATCCTGGTGATTTCTGCTAAAACTAATGAGGTATTGACCATCATCGGTGAATTTGCGGAATGAATGATCGGGGCATTCAACATCGTATATGGTAAAACTAGGCACTAAATTCTCATAGAATCGCCGAGCACAATGAACCTGGAAACATGCATTAATTTTTGGtgtgataaaaaagaaaaagaggggaCCATGTGTGTGTTTTAGTTACATACGCTGGTTCCAGGAGGAGGAGTTTGGATTTGGCGCTGAAAAATCCTGGCAACCACATTGTTGTTCCTCAACATATCAGCACACTTCTgctgcttttgcttttgctcTTGCAATTGAAGAAATCATATGGTAAAAGAAATCCCTAAatccaaataaaatcaaacacagcagcagcagctatgAGTGAGTGATCGCAACAATTTTTCCCGAAAACTAGGGAGTGATTAATTAAATGAAGAAGACATAATATGGAGCAGTACAATTTTAtgacaaaaattgattttcaatgaAAGTaataagagaagaagaaatagtAAACTATGGATTGAACAATGAATGTCACAAGCCCAATTAATCAAAGATAGAATTAGGAAAGTTAGGTAATATTACTATGAGATAGCCCTAAACACATCGAAGAAGCCGGGTTATAATAGCACACCATTCATTCAACAAAGTCGTTTAAACTTGTAAACTGTCAACCGTTGTGGAAATATCATTAGTCCGACTTCGTTACACAGTGGTGACAGATGCTACAGTTTAGTAGAAATGTATGTATTATATGATTAGTGTGGATGGAGATGATTGTGGCAAACAAGTTTTCTTCTATCTTCATCAGCTATGATTTACTTTCCATTTAGCCTTATAGCAAAAGAgatttgtccattttttttctttttttagtgctTTTTCCTTCGAGAACATGGAATCTGATGTTGATTCTGTGTTGAGTAATAGGAGTATTAGTATTACATACAATACAATACCTAAGAGTTGGTGATGTGACGTGATGGATGATGATCAATCTGTCATCAAGATCGATCgaagaattgaagaagaagaagaagaagatacctGATAGTGAAAGGCAGAGGGAGAGGGTGAAATCTCCAAGTGAAGAACAAGAAGAGATAGCAgcaataacaataaatataaggttAATTAAGGCAGCGGCAGCAGCAGAGCTGTCAATTGGTCCACCAGTAAACATGAGAGTACTCATacaagtaaagataaagttgtGGATAGAGATACAAAGCGAAGGCACACACACAGCGCTATGGAGGAGACGAGAGGAGAGTGCATATGagtaagttttctttttttctttttctttttcatttactttatcACAGcagtatttatttatgtatgtgTTTTTCTTTGCAGCGGGGCACAATATAGCCCATTATCAATTAAGCCttggattttattatttcattattttcccCTTCGAGTTAAATAATTTCACCCTTTCATTACAACCATCCATTTTAATGgcaataaataaattctatttgttttacatgtggtcgttaaatattttcatcaaagacatcaaaataaatttaaggttTCCTTTAAAGTAATACTAATGTAACGGCATGAAAATAAGCTTTCATATTCCATGGATGACAATAATCATGCCAAATCATAGTAAATCTCTTTTCCCAACTTTATCATGGTTAAAtggaaaaattattcttttggaTAAATCAAACTTATTTAGCGATTTGAACCAAAGCTATAAACAAAacctataaataatataaattccatgtttttcaaattattaataattatattatactagtgattaaaaatatttagtttatattcaaacataaaatatattaaagaaaagttTAGAGTTCATacaattttaaatctataagcaTGTAAAATAATAACTCATAGcttcaacaaatataataatagaatttTAACATATATACTAAACATATATTCATACTTACAAttgatatcaattcaaaattctagcatacatattaataataaaaacatatatgtttAAATTAGAACAAAAAAGAGTACTTACTTATCAAAATACTTTAAGGTAATGAAACTTTTGTTGTCAAAGatgaaccttttattttaaagttttatcatttCTCATTTGTGGATCTAGAATGTTTACAACGTACCTCTTTAAGGTTCTAATAATTCCACATTTATAAACTCTTGACTCCAAATTGTAAACTAGTGTTAAATAGAAAAATCTTTAACCagcaaatattaaattataaggaAAAATTTTATGAACATCGATGAAGATTTTTAGTATACTCATGTCATAATTAGacagaaataaaaatttgatcaaTAACCAAATTTTACCAATGATCtagttttttattgaaataatatttgagaATTATTAAGGGGCATTTTTataaagttgaagaaaaaatcacTCCTCCATTATAAGTTGTAGCCGACAACATGAAGAAGGAAAATGACTTCAAAGTTTCTTCTTCTCATTCATCTTCTTATTTTCTCTCAAACATTAAGGCATGGAGAGTGTGAGTAAGAAATTGTTACataagaaaacaaaccaaattagTAAGTTTTAAGGATAGACAGAGTGATTGGGGTGTAAGGTGATGGAGAGAAAGTTTGCAAAATTGGAGGAGAAATAAGAGATCCTTGAAAATTATTGCATAAAGCTCattaattggttaaaaaattattttacacttTTGTATTCTTAAATTTTGATGGGGGATAGAAAATCTCTAATTTGTGAATTTTAGggttgtgtaattttttttaataaaaatgtaaaattatgtaatttttagttatttGGTGTTTAGATGAAATGATTAAGAactttaattgaagaaattgaaaaataaattagcacAAGTGACGGACCATTGTTAGGGgatttaaaaacttgattaaattaagttgattttgatgtattaatgatGATAAGAATACTTGAAAGTTGTTTATGTTGTGTTTGCCTTGGTTTGGGTTTGGTTGGTCCTAACCTGTTGCGATGGGtgtttgctttggttttttatCTCGATTCTTTAGGGGCcatttttgttggtttatgtTTTGGCTTCCGAGCCTGTTTGGTCACGACGTTTATGGGTATTTCCCTTAGATTTCAGACTTGGTTGGTTTTGACCCATCACGACCCATTTTGATGGGTATTTGCCTTTATTTTCAAGCCTAGTTGGCCCTACCCGTCAAGGCTCGTTTCGGTGGTTATTTGCCTTGGATTTCAGGCTCATTTTTTAGGGTGTTTGATTCGGTTTTCAAGCCTAATTGGTCTTGGCCCATCGGGGCATGTATTGGTGGGTATCTACCTTGAATTTTAGCCACGGTTATTCTTGGCCcattttaatgggttttttccTTGGTTTTCGGGCCTCATTGGTCTCGGCCCATCGAGGCTTGCTTCGGTAGGTATGTGCCTTGGTTTTTAGGTCCCGTTGGTCCTGGCTAATCAACACTCGTTTATGTTGTTATTTGCCTAAGATTTTAGCCATGGTGGTCCTAGCCCGTCTAGGATTGTTATTGTGGCTATTTGGCTTTGTTTTCTGGCTGAGTTGGTCTCGCCCTATCGAGGCTCGTTTCAATGGTTATTTGCTTTAGATTTTCATACCAGGTTGGTCTCAGCTTATTGGGGCCTATTTCAGTGAGTGTTTGCCTTGTTTTTAGGCCTGGTAGGTCATAATTGGTCCTAGCCTGCAAAATTGGAGGAGAAATAAGAGATCCTTGAAAATTATTGCATAAAGCTCattaattggttaaaaaattattttacacttTTGTATTCTTAAATTTTGATGGGGGATAGAAAATCTCTAATTTGTGAATTTTAGggttgtgtaattttttttaataaaaatgtaaaattatgtaatttttagttatttGGTGTTTAGATGAAATGATTAAGAactttaattgaagaaattgaaaaataaattagcacAAGTGACGGACCATTGTTAGGGgatttaaaaacttgattaaattaagttgattttgatgtattaatgatGATAAGAATACTTGAAAGTTGTTTATGTTGTGTTTGCCTTGGTTTGGGTTTGGTTGGTCCTAACCCGTTGCGATGGGtgtttgctttggttttttatCTCGATTCTTTAGGGGCcatttttgttggtttatgtTTTGGCTTCCGAGCCTGTTTGGTCACGACGTTTATGGGTATTTCCCTTAGATTTCAGACTTGGTTGGTTTTGACCCATCACGACCCATTTTGATGGGTATTTGCCTTTATTTTCAAGCCTAGTTGGCCCTACCCGTCAAGGCTCGTTTCGGTGGTTATTTGCCTTGGATTTCAGGCTCATTTTTTAGGGTGTTTGATTCGGTTTTCAAGCCTAATTGGTCTTGGCCCATCGGGGCATGTATTGGTGGGTATCTACCTTGAATTTTAGCCACGGTTATTCTTGGCCcattttaatgggttttttccTTGGTTTTCGGGCCTCATTAGTCTCGGCCCATCGAGGCTTGCTTCGGTAGGTATGTGCCTTGGTTTTTAGGTCCCGTTGGTCCTGGCTAATCAACACTCGTTTATGTTGTTATTTGCCTAAGATTTTAGCCATGGTGGTCCTAGCCCGTCTAGGATTGTTATTGTGGCTATTTGGCTTTGTTTTCTGGCTGAGTTGGTCTCGCCCTATCGAGGCTCGTTTCAATGGTTATTTGCTTTAGATTTTCATACCAGGTTGGTCTCAGCTTATTGGGGCCTATTTCAGTGAGTGTTTGCCTTGTTTTTAGGCCTGGTAGGTCATAATTGGTCCTAGCCTGCTTCGATTGGTATTTGCTTTGATTCTTCGACCAGGTTGGTCCCAGCCCGTCGGGGCCAGTTTTGATGGTACTTGATTAAATCCAATAATTAAGccattaaaattcaataatcaaTCTTACCTAAAAATCATTGCCTTGAATTAAATCCCAGATCTTTAGTCTATAATTCTAGTTCTCTCCCCAATAAAAAGCCCACACAAACcacataagaaagaaaaagaacattggaaaaaaaaacctcatttcCCTACCCCTTTACTATTTGTCTTTATAACAAATTCGATTTTAACACCCACCAACactagaaatattttttgtctCCCTTTCATCCCCTCCAACAACACTGAAATTCTTCATCTCAACACTACATACCAATCAACAAGGAGCACTATGTGGGAATTCACAAGAAAAACAATACTATTATTGCCCAAAACCAATCTTCATCGATAACAAGAatagaaaataacaataacatatCTAGCTTCCATCATCAAATACTAAAAATCCCCAGTCTCTCCAATCTTCATCCCTAACAAATACAACATCAATAATAGATTAAACCTGAGTCTCCAATATCCATTCATCAAATAAtctctatcaaaataaaaacccaaaacctTCAACCATAACTGATTTTCTTAGGATCGTAGAAACAACAACATAGCCCCTCATCTTTCATACTTTTCTTAGTGACTGCCATTGTTAATCCTCCCAAAAAAATTACCATTATGACACTTACAAAACTATCCCTCTTCAAAACACTTACATAATTGCTTATCACTGCCAAAAACCATTACCTtccctgtaaaaaaaaaattcaacaacctTCTCCAATAAATCAGTCCCCATCATCAATTGACTCAAAACTACCACAACTTCTCAATTAATCCACCACAATTACATCATCATAACCATAACATCTAAATCAGCCAAGCCTCCAAGAACCAACCCAGCAACCATTAAGACCTTGACCGATTCAATGCTCACAAACCCAGCCAATCACTAGTAAAGATCCAAACTAAATATGCCAAAATCCAAGGGACCATATCAGTTAGTATTTTCGTGAAAAGACAAGTCGCCATTTTAAGAGattaatgtcaatttttttaaaaagcctAATTAACGAGTCTTCTATTTTTAGAGACTGATGTTGAATTTTTCATGCATAGTCAAATCAAAGAGTTTTCTAAGATAATTGACGCTGATTTTTTCacaaataattagaaataaattaaaatacaaatggtaaataagctaaaaataatttgaataattaatgacaataaaaaagataaatttagaaGATATCACATAGTAAAGGTAACTTTATTTAAGAAAGGATATGGTAAAAGTAACGTTTGTCTTTCATTAGATATAATTAACCATTTAcctaaatctttaaaaatagtgCTAATCTTTAGGATTCTCACTTTCTTCTAATTAGTAGGTTGCGACTCCAACTTCCCATATaaattctcattttattttagagaGTCCTATTTTATATTCGGATGTGAGTTTGGTTAGGTAAGCTATTGCAAATCAACCATAGAATGATtataataatcattaaaaaaattattgtattttaattaatattgtttatgGGGTCAAACTTTATTATTAATAGACACTTTAATAGTGAAAATACtttattgttgttgtgtttattcatgcatttcattcaatttaattaagtGAAAGATTtctcttaaaataataaatatataaatggaCAATACCTTTAatacaagaaaaagaatatTGGTACATGTTAAAATGTACATAATATTatagaaatcaattttaattggaatatgatttttattttttcattttttttcaagtgaaaaatctTCTtaatacacttttttttttaattttatgagttgaAAAAATATTCTGAAACTTTAAGGAATGAACATgttatgatttttcattaaaaaaattaaaatggaaaagaattttttttatactaaacaTGACCTATATTCCTAAGATAATACAATAACtaggaaaaagataaaaaagaaacaaaatctgTAAAAGGGAGAGGGGTAAATCCAATTTCCAAAAACCACAAAATATCCTTATAAAGCCATAATAAACACCAATACTCTCTATCCATCACATTTTTTCTTTCCTAATCTACATCATGAATTCAACATTATTAGGAAAACAAAAATCCCACCCATATCTCTTTTCTTACCATATACAATCCATACGTATTATGCGTATATTTACAAATGATGTGTACTCATATATACCCAGTTACCCACTCTCATAATACAACAACATTTTCATATCATAATACTATTGTTTTGGCTTTCTCATAACTATCAAAACTTGTTATATCAAATTAAGCTAGTAAGGTATGGGGTTGGGATCCATATGGGTGGTCTTAGTAGTCATATTTTGTGGATTAGGGGTTGGACAATGGATTCTAAAGAGAGTGAATTGGTGGTTGTATGAAGCTAAGCTGGGGGAAAAGAAGGATTCACTTCCTCCAGGGGATTTAGGCTGGCCTTTCATTGGCAATATGTGGTCCTTTCTCATAGCTTTCAAATCCAGTGATCCTGATTCTTTCATCCGCAGCTTCGTGAATAGGTATCTACCTTCCTTCCCCCCCTGTCTTCCCTttgtatatacatatacatgtaTATGCACGTATAAATCCTAGCATAAATATCTCAAACTTCAAACTCTTGCAAATCAATAGCGTAAGTACCTATATCCACTGTAAAGccactatttttatatttctccaAAAGCACTTGAGAATCTGTCCTAGTACAACAACCTAGGTATTGCTAGTGTTATGCATATTAAACTCTAGTCCTCTACATGATTACAAAAGGAAAGCTATCAAATTCCTAATCCAGCTAACTCTTCcgattatttatttacttgatACTTCAAATCTGAAGTATATGGATGTGATTCAGAAAGTTCCTTGCCACTTCCACAATCCACACCCTTAACTAGTTTCcttgaaatatttgaaaaattagttacattattttcaacttttaatgttatctttttttaaaaaaagggagagaaaaaaatgtctTTCCTAAGTTCTTAACCAAAGTTCATTCTTCAACTTAAGAAACtcggattaattaattaattaatgatatattacTAAATTGAATGGAACTATATGATACAGATATGGACATACTGGAATCTATAAGGCCTTCATGTTTGGGAACCCTAGTGTGTTGGTAACAACTCCTGAAGGATGCAGAAGAGTATTAACTGATGACAATGCATTTAAACCTGGTTGGCCACTTGCCACATTGAAGCTCATTGGAGAGAAATCCTTCATTGATATTCCTTACGAAGAGCACAAACGCCTTCGCCGCTTGACATCCGCATTTGTCAATGGTCATGAAGCATTGTCTACTTACATTCCATATATAGAACAAAATGTTATAGCTGAGTTGGAAAAGTGGACCACCATGGGACAGATTGAGTTCTTGACTAAAATGAGAAAACTTACCTTTAGAATAatcatttatatatttcttagcAAAACAAGTGAGAGGGTCATGAAGGCTTTGGAGAAGGAATACACCACTCTTAATTATGGAATCAGAGCCATGGCAATCAATCTTCCAGGATTTGCTTATTATGAAGCGTTAAAGGtttatcttcctttttttttaatttctactgTGATTTCTTACTTGTCAACTTTAGcattgtctaatttttttttgctagtggAGATTGGGTTAATGAATTTTCACTAATTCCAGGCTCGTAAAAAACTTGTGGCTATATTCCAATCTATTGTGGATGGGCGTAGAAATCTAAAGAAGGATGATGCTACAAACATAAAGAAGAAAGATATGATGGACTCTCTGTTGGATGTTGAGGATGAAAATGGTAGGAAATTGATCGATGAAGAAGTCATTGATATTATGTTGATGTACTTGAATGCAGGCCATGAATCTTCCGGCCATATCACAACATGGGCCACTATTTTCCTCCAGG
Coding sequences within it:
- the LOC133669310 gene encoding ent-kaurenoic acid oxidase 2-like — translated: MGLGSIWVVLVVIFCGLGVGQWILKRVNWWLYEAKLGEKKDSLPPGDLGWPFIGNMWSFLIAFKSSDPDSFIRSFVNRYGHTGIYKAFMFGNPSVLVTTPEGCRRVLTDDNAFKPGWPLATLKLIGEKSFIDIPYEEHKRLRRLTSAFVNGHEALSTYIPYIEQNVIAELEKWTTMGQIEFLTKMRKLTFRIIIYIFLSKTSERVMKALEKEYTTLNYGIRAMAINLPGFAYYEALKARKKLVAIFQSIVDGRRNLKKDDATNIKKKDMMDSLLDVEDENGRKLIDEEVIDIMLMYLNAGHESSGHITTWATIFLQDHPEYFQKAKEEQEQIIKRRPLTQKGLSLKEVREMKYLSKVIDETLRMVTFSLTVFREAKTDFCMNGYTIPKGWKVLAWFRTIHLDPEVYPNPKEFNPSRWDDYTPKAGTFLPFGAGSRLCPGNNLAKLEISIFLHYFLLDYRQNPECSWRFLPHTRPIDNCLARIKKVSSKYV